The stretch of DNA GCGGAAGATTGTCCTCCAGCATCGTCTCGATGGTAGCCGCCATGACCGCCGTCGCCAGCGGCGTGCCGCCGAACGTCGTGGCATGAGTGCCCGGAGTGAACGCCTCGCGCAGATAGCCCTTCGCAAGCATCACCCCTGCCGGGAAGCCGCTCGCTATGCCCTTGGCAACCGTAAAAATATCCGGCTCAATACCGTAATGCTGATGCGCGAACAGCTTGCCCGTGCGGCCCATTCCGGTCTGCACTTCATCCACGATCAGCAGCAGCCCGTGCTTCTTGCACAGCGCTACGACGCTATTCAAGAACTCCGGCTGCACCTCAAGCACGCCGCCCTCCGCCAGCACCATCTCCAGCATGATGGCTGCCGTATTTTCCCCGATGGCTGCTTCAAGCGCCGGAAGATCATGGAGAGGCACCGTGACAAAGCCCTGCGGCAGCGGCAGAAAGCCGTCTTTTACCTTCTGCTGTCCCGTTGCCGTCAGCGTAGCCAGCGTGCGTCCGTGGAAAGACTGCTCGAATGTAATGACCTCGTAGCGCCCCGTACCTTTCACCTTCTGGTGATAGCGGCGCGCCAGCTTGATCGCGGCTTCGTTCGATTCCGCTCCGCTGTTGCAGAAGAACACCTGATCCGCGCAGCTGTTCGCTGTCAGCAGTTCGGCCACCTTGTCCTGTCCAGGGATGTGGAACAGGTTAGATACATGCCACAGCGTGTCGATCTGGGCTTTCAATCTCTCGCCAACCTTCTCCGGAGCGTGTCCAAGGCTGGTCACCGCCAGACCGCAGGTGAAATCGAGATATTTATTGCCTTTGTCGTCCCATACCCAGCTTCCTTTGCCCTTGACCAGACTGATGTCGTATCTCGCATAGGATGGAAAAACATGTTCCAGCTTGCCGGAAGCCGCCGATTGACCCGCCGTGCTGATTTCCGCTCCCGTGTCCGCGACCTGTACTTCCTTCAAAGAATGACTTTCCGCCTGCGTAAGCTTGCTCATTTTCATTCACTCTCCCCCGCCCACACCGCCTGACGCGGCTTTCGGCATTATTTATTTGCTATAAGTCCAGCAGGCCCCCGGCGTTCCTCATATACCGTCCTTTGCCGTTTGCCTGATCTTCCGCTATTCCCTTACTCTCGCACGATCCGCGTACCGATGGTTTCACCGGACAGCACCCGGCTCAGCACTCCCGGCTCCTTGCCGTCGACAATGACGACCTCGGACACACTGCCCTGGATACAGTCCACCGCGGCTCGGACCTTGGGGATCATCCCCCCGTAAATCTCGCCGCTGTCGATCATCTTGTCAATCTCGGCAACCGTCACCATCGGCAGAACCTTCTTGCTTCCATCTTCCGCAGTCGTCAAAATGCCCGGGACATCGGTCACCACAATCATTTGCGGCGACTTCATGTAGGAAGCGACCGCTCCCGCAGCCGTATCGGCGTTAATATTGTACCGCTGGCCCACATTGTCCACGCCAAGCGGCGCAATAATAGGCATATACCCGAGCGCCAGAATGCCCGCTATAATTTCCGCTTTCACCCCGGTCACATGGCCTACAAGCCCTACCTCGTCACTGTTCACCACGGGAGCGGCCGTAATGAGATTGCCATCTACGCCGGACAAGCCGATCGCTCTGCCGCCGCTCCCCTGAATTCGCCGTACAATCGCCTTATTGATGCTGCCGGACAGCGTCATCTCTACAACGTCGAGCACTTCCTCGGTCGTCACCCGCAGGCCGTTCACAAAGCTGCTCTCAATGCCGAGACGAGCCAGATTGCCCGATATCGCCGGTCCGCCGCCGTGAACGATTATCGGCTGCACACCATCCTCCTGCAGATGCCGGAGTTCGTCAAAAAAAGAATCCGGAAGCGCGGTCAGCGTACTGCCGCCGCACTTCATCACGAACATTCTCTCATTGCCCGCGCTATTCGTTTCATATGCATCGCTTTGCGTCATGAGTTTCGTTATCCTTCCTTGTAAGAGGCTGTATTATGCCGCTACCTGTATATACCTTGCAGCAATTGGCCGAGGCCGTCTCTTAAGTCCGGTATGCGGCGTTAATCCGCACATAATCATACGTCAGATCGCAGCCCCATGCCGTGGCGTTACCCTCGCCGTCAGCCAAATTCACGGTAATAAGTGTAGTATCCCCCTGCAAATAGGCCAAGGCTTCCGCTTCATCAAATGCCACCGGCTTCGACTGGCGAAGCACCTCGATCGTGCCAAGCGATATATCCACCTTGTCGACCGATACCGGAACGCCCGCTCTGCCGACTGCGGCAATAATCCGCCCCCAGTTCGCATCCGCACCGAATATGGCGGATTTCACCAGGCTGGAGCCTACCACAGTCTTCGCAATCGCACGCGCCGCCGCCTCGTCGCCCGCGCCGTTAACCTGCACCTCAACCAAATGGGTTGCGCCCTCGCCGTCTCTGGCAATCGCCATAGCAAGATGGCGGCACACATGCGTAAACGCCGCTTCAAAAGCCTCCCAATCCGGATGCAGCTTATTCAGCTCCTCGTTTCCGGCCAGACCGCTGGCCATCGCAACCAGCATATCGTTCGTACTTGTATCCCCGTCCACGGTAATCATATTGAAGGTCGTATCCGTTGCCTTGCGCAGCAGCGTCTGAAGCTCCTCCTGCCCAATGGCGGCATCCGTCGTCATAAAGCCGAGCATGGTGGCCATATTCGGATGAATCATGCCAGAACCCTTCGCAGCGCCGGCGATTAGGACTTCCGTATCCCCGATCCATATCTTCACGCAGCATTCCTTTTTCACCAAATCGGTGGTCAAAATCGCCTGGCAGAACTCCTCCGCTCCGTCCGCATCACCAGAGAGCTTCTCCGGTAGAGCGGCCAAGCCGCTGCGTACGCGGTCCATCTTCAACAGCTCGCCAATAACTCCCGTCGATGCAACCGCCACATCGTCCTCGCTTACGCCCAAGTGCCGTGCGGCGACCGCCCGCATCTCATAGGCATCGGCCTCGCCCTGTTCTCCAGTACAGGCATTGGCATTGCCGCTGTTGACAACAACAGCCCGAAGAACTCCGCTGCCGAGGCTTTCCCGTGTTACCTTAAGAGGAGCAGCCTGGAACAGGTTCGTCGTATATACCGCCGCAGCCGTCGCCGGCACCTCGCACAGTATGGCGGCGAGATCGTTGCGGTCGGTTTTTTTCAAGCCGCAGTGCAGGCCTCCGGATGTAAATCCTCTCGGTGTCGTTATGCTTCCGCCTTCCACGACGGTGTACAGCTTCTCGCTCATGTTCTTATTTCCCGCTTAGCTTTACGGATACACAGGCGTGTAACCGAGCCCAAGGGTTTCCTCCCATCCCATCATTAAATTGAGATTCTGAATCGCCTGCCCAGCGGCGCCTTTCACAAGATTGTCGATAACCGAAATAATTGTGATTCGGCCAGTACGGGCATCCGCAGCAAATCCGATGTCGCAATAATTCGATCCGCTGACTTCCTTGGTCGCCGGCCAGATTCCCGCATTACGCACCCGGACAAAAGATCTGCCCTCATAATAGCTGCGATACAATTCTATAAAGTCCTGCTCGCTGTAATCCCCGGTCATCCCCGCATAGATCGTGGTCATAATCCCCCGCGTCATCGGAACGAGATGGGTGGTGAATGTTACCGTCACCGCTTCCCCGGCAATCTCCGTAAGAGCCTGCTCGATTTCAGGAATATGCTGATGCTTGTTGATCTTATAAGCTTTGAAATTCTCATTTACTTCCGCATAATGAACGCCCACATTCACTCCGCGTCCAGCACCCGATACGCCCGATTTCGCGTCGACGATGATGCTGTCCGATTTGATCCATCCTGCTTTAACCGCCGGAATCAGACCAAGCAGCGTCGCTGTCGGATAGCAGCCCGGATTGGAGATGAACTCCGCGCCTGCCACACGTTCTCCGAATACCTCACACAGCCCGTAAACCGCCTGCTCCAAATAACTCTCCTGCGGTGCCGGATGTTTATACCAGCGTTCGTATTCGCCGCCGTCTTTCAGCCGGAAATCGCCGGACAGATCAACGACCTTAAGCCCCGCCTCCAGCAGCTGCGGAACCAGCTTGGCGCTGACGCCGGCCGGCGTTGCCGTGAATACGACATCCGCCCTCTCCTTCATCTCCGCCGCATCCACTCCGTCCAGATTCCTGCTGAGCACGCCGGTCAAATGTGGAAATCCTTCTTCAATCGGCGCCCCCGCGCTAGAAGAGGAGATTACTGAAGTAATTTCAACCTTCGGATGACCCTGCAGAAGCCTGATCAGCTCCACGCCTCCATAGCCTGTTGATCCCACGATTGCCGCCCTTAACTTGCCTTCCACCGTCATTCCCGGTTCCTCCTGCCTTTTCTCTCTATTATACCGGATATATCCATTATCCGCCGTCCTAAGAAATATGTATTATTATACAACCGGATTAATATAAATACAACAGATTGTGTAACATTTATATCCTGCAAGAATAGTGGATTCGAAAAAAGAAGCGCCGCTTCTCCTAATAAAGTATAGGAAAAACTACGCTTCTCTCTTGAACCCTTTGCCCAGCACCTCATGGGCGTCGCTGATAATGACGAAGGCGTCAGCATCTACCGAGCGGACAATCGCTTTGAGACGGGTTGTCTCATTCTGCCCAACTGCCACCATCAGCACTGTGCGGTTGTCGCCGGTATATCCGCCTTGAGCCTCCAGCTTCGTCAAGCCACGGTCCAAATCATTCAGAATCGCTTCGGAGATCGCCTCTGTATGATCCGAAATGATGTAGGCCACCTTCGTATAGCTGAAGCCCACTTCCAGCGCGTCGATCACTCTGCCCGTTACGAACAGACCAATCAGCGCGTACATCGCCTGCTCCATCCCCAGTACGAATGCCGCCAGCGTAATAACCGTGCCATCCAGCAGGACGACGGACATGGAGAAGCTAAGACCGGTCACCTTCTGGATAATCTGCGCCAGAATCGTAAGGCCCCCTGTCGAGCCGCGTCCGCGGAACACAAGGCCCAGACCGAGGCCGACACCAATTCCTCCGTAGATAGAGGCCAGCAGTGGATTGGTAGTCGGCACTGGACCGTCTTTGGTCAAATAAATAAATAACGGGAGTACAAAACTGCCTAGCAGCGACCGGAGCCCATAGTTCCGGCCCAGGATGAGCACACCAAGTATGAATAGCGGGATGTTGAGCGCCCACTGGGTAAAAGCCGGCTCCGCTCCGAACCACGACTCCGCCAAGACGGACAAGCCCGATACGCCGCCGGAAGCAATCCGATTAGGCAGCATGAACAAGTTGAAGGCGAGCGCGGTAATGAGCGAGCCGACGGTAATCATTATTGTATCCGCTAGATGACGGAGTGGTCCGTTCAGCGGGATTAGCGGCGGCTTACCCCGTGTCTTTATTTTGGACATTGGTTATTCGGCCTCAGTCTTGATCTGGCTGCGTAGATATCCATCGATAAAGGCATCCAGATCACCGTCCATCACGGAACCGACATTGCCCGTCTCCACAGAGGTTCGGTGGTCCTTGACCATGCTGTACGGATGGAAGACATAGGAACGAATTTGGCTGCCCCAAGCAATATCCGACTGCTCACCGCGGATTTCATCCAGCTCGCGCTGCTGTTCTTCCAGCTTGCGCTCGTACAGCTTGGAACGAAGCATCGTCATCGCGCGCTCCCGGTTCTTGATCTGGGAGCGTTCATTCTGGCAGGTAACGACTATCCCGGTCGGCTGGTGGGTAATCCGGACCGCTGAATCGGTCGTATTAATATGCTGTCCGCCCGCGCCGGTAGCCCGGTACGTATCGATCTTCAGATCCTCGGTGCGGATCTCGATATCGATGTCTTCATTGATTTCCGGAACCACGTCGCAGGATACGAAGGATGTATGCCGGCGGCCGGAAGCGTCGAATGGGGAAATGCGGACCAGACGGTGAACGCCTTTTTCCGCTTTCAAGTAACCGTATGCGTTGTAGCCTTTGATCAGCAGCGTTACGCTTTTGATTCCGGCTTCATCTCCTGGCAGATAGTCCAAAACCTCCACCTTAAAGCCGCGCTTCTCCGCCCACCGGGTATACATTCTGAGCAGCATCTGGCCCCAATCCTGGGATTCTGTTCCGCCTGCGCCCGGATGAAGCTCCAGAATGGCATTCAGTTTATCGTAAGGCTGATTGAGCAGGAGTTGAAGCTCAAATTCCTCCAGCTTGCCCGTCAGCGCCGATACATTCGTTCCGATTTCAGCAGCCAGTTCCTCGTCGCCTTCTTCCTCGGCGAGTTCGGCCATAAGCAGCGCGTCGTCATATTCCTGCTGCAGCTTCTGATACTGGTCCACGCCGGATTTAACAGCGTTCATTTCAGCAATAACGCCCTGCGCCTTCTCATTGTCATCCCAGAAATCCGGAGCGGCCATCTTCTCCTCGAAGTTGGCGATCATCTCCTGCTTGAGGTCTAAGTCAAAGAGACCCCCTAAGGTTAGTTAATTTCTTGCCGATTTCGCGCAAGTCTTGCTTTATACTAGGATCAATCATGGACTCACTGCACCTTTCCGTGAAATATATACTTGAATAGATGTATTCAGGAAGAAACGGCTGAGCCGCTTACGGGAATCTCCCCGGGCCCAGCCGTTCTACGTTTTCATCATGCTGCCGTCTTTACAGGTGAATTAACCCTTAGGCATTTTGTCCGTGGCAGTTCTTGAATTTCTTGCCGCTGCCGCAAGGACAAGGATCATTGCGTCCCACCGTCGCCCCGACCGCTACCGGACGCTTCTCGGCAGGCTCGCCGTTTGTGGAAATCTTATTCTCCTCCACGACCGATTGACGCTCTTGGTTCGTCTCGATGTGGGCCTTCATGATGTAGGTTGCCACTTCTTCCTGAATGGTCGCCGTCATCGCATTGAACATCTCAAAGCCTTCAAACTGGTATTCGCGCAGCGGATCGGTACCGCCGTAAGCGCGCAGATGAATCCCTTGGCGAAGCTGATCCATCGCATCAATGTGGTCCATCCATTTGCTGTCGACGGCGCGAAGCACGATAACCTTCTCGAATTCACGAACCAGTTCGGAGCCGAGGCGTTCTTCGCGGGCTGTGTATTTCTCAAGCACCTTCTCAAAGATGAACTCCACGATCTCCTCAGCTTCCTTGCCCCACAAATCGTCGCGGGTGAGAGAGCCTTCATCCAGAAGCTTGCTGTTCACATAGTCAGCCACTTCCTGAAGCTCCCAGTTCTCGGGAATATCGTCGCTGCAATGCGCCTCTACGACCCGATCGATGACCGGCCGAATCATTTCGATGACAACATCCTTGATATTGTCCGATTCCAGAATTTCGCGGCGCTGTTTGTAGATGATTTCGCGCTGCTGGTTCATAACATCGTCATATTGAAGAACGACTTTACGGATATCGAAGTTGTTGCCTTCGACCCGTTTCTGAGCCGACTCCACCGCACGGGTAATCATCCGGCTCTCAATCGGCTGGTCTTCTTCAAAGCCCAGACGCTCCATCATATTCAGTACGTTGTCCGCGCCAAAACGCTTCATCAGTTCATCGCCCAGCGACAGATAGAACTGCGTCGAACCCGGGTCGCCCTGACGACCCGCCCGGCCGCGAAGCTGGTTGTCGATCCGCCGGGATTCATGGCGCTCGGTACCAATAATATGCAGGCCGCCGACTT from Paenibacillus sophorae encodes:
- the prfB gene encoding peptide chain release factor 2 (programmed frameshift), with translation MIDPSIKQDLREIGKKLTNLRGSLDLDLKQEMIANFEEKMAAPDFWDDNEKAQGVIAEMNAVKSGVDQYQKLQQEYDDALLMAELAEEEGDEELAAEIGTNVSALTGKLEEFELQLLLNQPYDKLNAILELHPGAGGTESQDWGQMLLRMYTRWAEKRGFKVEVLDYLPGDEAGIKSVTLLIKGYNAYGYLKAEKGVHRLVRISPFDASGRRHTSFVSCDVVPEINEDIDIEIRTEDLKIDTYRATGAGGQHINTTDSAVRITHQPTGIVVTCQNERSQIKNRERAMTMLRSKLYERKLEEQQRELDEIRGEQSDIAWGSQIRSYVFHPYSMVKDHRTSVETGNVGSVMDGDLDAFIDGYLRSQIKTEAE
- a CDS encoding aspartate aminotransferase family protein codes for the protein MSKLTQAESHSLKEVQVADTGAEISTAGQSAASGKLEHVFPSYARYDISLVKGKGSWVWDDKGNKYLDFTCGLAVTSLGHAPEKVGERLKAQIDTLWHVSNLFHIPGQDKVAELLTANSCADQVFFCNSGAESNEAAIKLARRYHQKVKGTGRYEVITFEQSFHGRTLATLTATGQQKVKDGFLPLPQGFVTVPLHDLPALEAAIGENTAAIMLEMVLAEGGVLEVQPEFLNSVVALCKKHGLLLIVDEVQTGMGRTGKLFAHQHYGIEPDIFTVAKGIASGFPAGVMLAKGYLREAFTPGTHATTFGGTPLATAVMAATIETMLEDNLPQRAAESGEYLTGLLKEKLADCPFVVDVRGKGLLIGIECQSPVGDIVLAGQSKGLLFVTAGTHVIRLLPNLYVTKEEIRQAVDILSDLIHTYAIEHQAK
- a CDS encoding YitT family protein, producing MSKIKTRGKPPLIPLNGPLRHLADTIMITVGSLITALAFNLFMLPNRIASGGVSGLSVLAESWFGAEPAFTQWALNIPLFILGVLILGRNYGLRSLLGSFVLPLFIYLTKDGPVPTTNPLLASIYGGIGVGLGLGLVFRGRGSTGGLTILAQIIQKVTGLSFSMSVVLLDGTVITLAAFVLGMEQAMYALIGLFVTGRVIDALEVGFSYTKVAYIISDHTEAISEAILNDLDRGLTKLEAQGGYTGDNRTVLMVAVGQNETTRLKAIVRSVDADAFVIISDAHEVLGKGFKREA
- the argB gene encoding acetylglutamate kinase, producing the protein MTQSDAYETNSAGNERMFVMKCGGSTLTALPDSFFDELRHLQEDGVQPIIVHGGGPAISGNLARLGIESSFVNGLRVTTEEVLDVVEMTLSGSINKAIVRRIQGSGGRAIGLSGVDGNLITAAPVVNSDEVGLVGHVTGVKAEIIAGILALGYMPIIAPLGVDNVGQRYNINADTAAGAVASYMKSPQMIVVTDVPGILTTAEDGSKKVLPMVTVAEIDKMIDSGEIYGGMIPKVRAAVDCIQGSVSEVVIVDGKEPGVLSRVLSGETIGTRIVRE
- the argJ gene encoding bifunctional glutamate N-acetyltransferase/amino-acid acetyltransferase ArgJ translates to MSEKLYTVVEGGSITTPRGFTSGGLHCGLKKTDRNDLAAILCEVPATAAAVYTTNLFQAAPLKVTRESLGSGVLRAVVVNSGNANACTGEQGEADAYEMRAVAARHLGVSEDDVAVASTGVIGELLKMDRVRSGLAALPEKLSGDADGAEEFCQAILTTDLVKKECCVKIWIGDTEVLIAGAAKGSGMIHPNMATMLGFMTTDAAIGQEELQTLLRKATDTTFNMITVDGDTSTNDMLVAMASGLAGNEELNKLHPDWEAFEAAFTHVCRHLAMAIARDGEGATHLVEVQVNGAGDEAAARAIAKTVVGSSLVKSAIFGADANWGRIIAAVGRAGVPVSVDKVDISLGTIEVLRQSKPVAFDEAEALAYLQGDTTLITVNLADGEGNATAWGCDLTYDYVRINAAYRT
- the argC gene encoding N-acetyl-gamma-glutamyl-phosphate reductase, encoding MTVEGKLRAAIVGSTGYGGVELIRLLQGHPKVEITSVISSSSAGAPIEEGFPHLTGVLSRNLDGVDAAEMKERADVVFTATPAGVSAKLVPQLLEAGLKVVDLSGDFRLKDGGEYERWYKHPAPQESYLEQAVYGLCEVFGERVAGAEFISNPGCYPTATLLGLIPAVKAGWIKSDSIIVDAKSGVSGAGRGVNVGVHYAEVNENFKAYKINKHQHIPEIEQALTEIAGEAVTVTFTTHLVPMTRGIMTTIYAGMTGDYSEQDFIELYRSYYEGRSFVRVRNAGIWPATKEVSGSNYCDIGFAADARTGRITIISVIDNLVKGAAGQAIQNLNLMMGWEETLGLGYTPVYP